In Malus sylvestris chromosome 16, drMalSylv7.2, whole genome shotgun sequence, the following are encoded in one genomic region:
- the LOC126606688 gene encoding disease resistance protein RPV1-like isoform X2 — protein MAGEDDDGDAVSSTPGGFRLRWDVFLSFRGEDTRATITKSLYEALKSRGVRVFLDDDGLDRGDDIAPSLLEAIDDSAAAIVVLSRRYADSRWCLEELAKICESSRRCLILPVFYQVDPSDVRRQRGPFSEHFSAHELQYGNAVVSRWRSAMAKVGGKAGYVCDSSSKEAEVVQGLVKKVLNEIRKTPVGLASYTVGLDSRVEDVMRLLDVRSNGVRVLGIHGMGGVGKTTLAKALFNRLVANFEHRGFISNVRETSAGHEGLVSLQNRLIGSLSTAKMPVNELNAGISAIKATVYEKRVLIVLDDVDNVEQLSALVGNRDWFYEGSRIIVTTRDRSVLPDHLVNKLYEVRELDLSQALELFSYHALRKEKPPDDFLALSEQIVSLTGGLPLALEVFGSYLFHRRRIEEWRDGLQKLKHIRPGNLHDVLKISYDALDEQEKCIFLDFACLFVKMNMKREDAIDILKGCGFDGEIAIADLTAKSLMKVYESGMLWMHDQVRDLGRQIVRHESVVDPGMRSRLWDRDEILNVFKDDKGTRCIQGIVLDFESSIRRVWDPSGERVSRDNFRKSPSFCSAVTYLKERRKAYLQNQAEKKRKVVICSKPLGAMVNLRLLQINFVNLEGKFKFLPAELKWLQWKGCPMKFLPSDFSPRRLAVLDLSNSKLVSLWRGRNKVPEQLMFLILRECSYLTAIPDLSGNRALEKIVLELCVNLNKLHDSVGNLNTLVHLNLRGCSNLIELPSDVSGLRKLENLILTGCSKLKKLPSNMDSMISLKELLLDETVIESLPESIFKLTKLERLSLNRCKFLKGLPELIGKLCSLKEISLNDSALERLPDSFGSLANLERLSLLWCNSLTTIPDSIGHLNSLVEFLTYASPIKELPASIGSLSNLRELSVGRGDFMRVLPDSVAGLNSLAVLQIDETLITNLPHEIGALKTLEKLEMRKCGFLRSLPQSIGSMRGLTAIVITDASITELPESVGMLENLTVLRLNGCKQLRKLPASIGQLMSLHRLQIANTAVTELPESFGMLSSLMVLKMRKKHQKREHTEEINFILPSSFSNLSLLYDLDAHACNISGKIVDDFERLSSLETLNLSRNSFCSLPASLRGLSVLKKLLLSHCKKLKSLPPLPSSLDEVNIANCTSLESISDISNLQNLVELNLTSCDKVVDIPGLECLNSLVRLYASGCNACSSVVKKRLAKSYLRKIRNLSMPGSKIPDWFSQDVVTFSERKNCVLKSVIIGVVVSLNQLIPDEIREELPAIVDILAKILVVDFPTFTSALNLRGVPNTNEDQFHLCRYPTCHPLVSQLKEGYKIHVTRRDPPLMKGVELKKWGIRLVYEDDDDYEGDEESLNESQQSLSEKLAKFFGSFEEGDCTCTPESSSSAHEEIVQETNTSERRLSLYDRGYFISCFVVLPLVFLSLSWLWRWLST, from the exons ATGGCGGGAGAAGACGACGACGGCGACGCCGTTTCGTCAACCCCGGGTGGCTTCCGGCTACGCTGGGACGTGTTCCTGAGTTTCAGAGGAGAAGACACCCGCGCAACAATCACGAAGAGCTTGTACGAGGCCCTCAAAAGCCGCGGCGTCCGAGTCTTCTTAGACGACGACGGTTTGGACCGCGGGGACGACATCGCCCCAAGCCTGCTGGAAGCGATCGACGACTCGGCGGCCGCAATCGTCGTCTTGTCGCGGAGATACGCCGATTCGAGGTGGTGCTTGGAGGAGCTGGCTAAGATATGCGAGAGCAGCAGGAGGTGTCTGATTCTGCCTGTGTTCTACCAAGTGGATCCCTCCGACGTCCGACGACAGAGGGGCCCGTTTTCCGAACATTTTTCAGCTCACGAACTGCAGTATGGAAACGCCGTCGTCTCGAGATGGAGGAGCGCCATGGCCAAAGTCGGTGGCAAAGCCGGTTACGTTTGCGACTCCTCCAG CAAGGAAGCAGAGGTGGTTCAGGGGTTGGTCAAAAAGGTTTTGAATGAAATAAGGAAAACCCCGGTAGGTCTTGCTTCCTACACAGTGGGACTTGATTCTCGAGTTGAAGATGTGATGAGGTTGTTAGATGTTCGATCCAATGGCGTTCGAGTGCTCGGAATTCATGGCATGGGTGGTGTTGGCAAGACGACTCTTGCCAAGGCCCTTTTTAACAGACTTGTTGCTAACTTTGAGCATCGCGGCTTCATCTCAAATGTTAGAGAAACTTCTGCAGGACACGAGGGGTTAGTATCGCTTCAAAACAGACTTATCGGTAGTCTTTCTACTGCGAAGATGCCGGTAAATGAACTTAACGCTGGTATTTCTGCAATAAAAGCGACCGTGTACGAGAAGCGAGTTCTTATTGTTTTGGATGATGTTGATAATGTAGAGCAACTAAGTGCTTTAGTTGGCAACAGAGACTGGTTTTATGAAGGAAGCAGAATCATTGTTACCACAAGAGATAGAAGTGTCTTGCCCGATCATCTTGTGAACAAGTTGTATGAGGTCAGGGAGTTGGATTTGTCTCAGGCGCTTGAACTGTTTAGTTACCATGCATTGCGAAAAGAAAAGCCCCCTGATGATTTCCTGGCCCTTTCCGAGCAAATTGTGTCTCTCACAGGTGGGCTACCGTTGGCTCTTGAAGTATTCGGCTCTTACCTATTTCATCGGAGGAGAATAGAGGAATGGAGAGACGGTCTACAGAAACTGAAACATATTCGTCCCGGCAATCTTCACGATGTGTTAAAGATAAGTTATGATGCTCTAGACGAGCAAGAGAAGTGTATCTTCCTAGACTTTGCATGTTTATTTGTGAAAATGAATATGAAGAGAGAAGATGCAATTGACATACTGAAGGGTTGTGGTTTTGATGGTGAGATAGCAATTGCTGATCTCACCGCAAAATCTCTCATGAAGGTTTATGAAAGCGGTATGCTGTGGATGCACGATCAAGTTAGAGACTTGGGAAGACAAATCGTTAGACATGAAAGCGTAGTAGATCCTGGAATGCGTAGTAGACTTTGGGATCGTGATGAAATCTTGAATGTCTTCAAGGATGATAAG GGAACAAGATGTATACAAGGGATAGTCTTAGACTTCGAATCATCGATAAGGAGGGTGTGGGATCCAAGTGGTGAGAGAGTTTCGAGGGACAACTTTCGAAAAAGCCCCAGTTTTTGCTCTGCAGTAACATACCTAAAGGAAAGGCGCAAAGCATATCTTCAAAATCAAgcagagaaaaagagaaaggtTGTAATTTGCTCCAAACCCCTTGGAGCAATGGTCAATCTTAGACTTCTCCAaattaattttgtgaatttGGAAGGGAAGTTCAAGTTTCTTCCAGCTGAGTTGAAGTGGTTACAATGGAAAGGTTGTCCTATGAAATTTCTTCCTTCTGATTTTTCCCCTCGGCGACTTGCTGTCCTTGATCTTTCAAATAGCAAACTTGTAAGTTTGTGGCGCGGGCGTAACAAG GTGCCAGAGCAATTGATGTTCTTGATTCTACGCGAATGCTCTTATCTAACTGCTATACCTGATTTATCTGGTAACCGCGCCTTGGAAAAGATTGTTCTTGAGCTATGTGTTAATCTCAATAAACTTCATGACTCGGTTGGGAATTTGAATACATTAGTCCACTTGAACCTGAGAGGTTGTTCGAACCTTATTGAACTTCCCAGTGATGTATCTGGCCTGAGAAAACTTGAGAACCTAATCCTCACCGGTtgctcaaaattgaaaaaactgCCCAGCAACATGGACAGCATGATATCATTGAAAGAGCTTCTCCTTGACGAGACAGTGATAGAAAGTCTTCCTGAATCTATCTTCAAGCTTACGAAACTTGAAAGGCTCAGCTTGAACCGATGCAAATTCTTGAAGGGGCTACCTGAGTTGATAGGAAAGTTGTGTTCTCTCAAAGAAATATCCCTTAATGATTCAGCTTTAGAAAGACTACCCGATTCATTTGGATCTTTGGCAAACCTTGAGAGACTAAGTTTGCTCTGGTGTAATTCACTGACCACCATTCCAGATTCCATTGGACACCTGAATTCGTTAGTGGAATTTCTTACTTATGCTAGTCCTATCAAAGAACTGCCTGCGTCCATTGGTTCATTGTCAAACTTGAGGGAGTTATCGGTGGGACGCGGCGATTTTATGAGAGTATTGCCTGATTCAGTTGCAGGTTTAAATTCTCTAGCTGTGCTACAAATAGATGAGACATTGATCACAAATCTCCCACATGAAATCGGTGCCTTGAAAACACTTGAGAAGCTTGAGATGAGGAAATGTGGATTTCTTAGATCATTACCTCAGTCAATCGGAAGCATGAGGGGACTAACTGCTATAGTCATAACCGATGCTTCTATCACAGAGTTGCCAGAATCAGTAGGGATGTTGGAAAATCTTACCGTGTTGCGCTTGAACGGATGTAAACAGTTACGCAAGCTTCCAGCTTCAATAGGACAACTCATGTCCTTGCACAGATTGCAGATAGCAAATACTGCGGTAACAGAACTACCTGAGAGCTTTGGAATGCTTTCTAGTTTGATGGTTTTAAAAATGagaaagaagcatcaaaagagGGAACACACAGAAGAGATCAATTTTATACTCCCATCTTCTTTCTCAAATCTGTCCTTGCTATATGATCTGGATGCTCATGCTTGTAATATATCTGGAAAAATTGTTGATGATTTCGAGAGGTTGTCATCACTCGAAACCTTGAACTTAAGCCGCAATAGTTTTTGCAGCCTTCCAGCCAGTCTCAGGGGACTGTCCGTTCTTAAGAAGCTTTTGTTGTCTCATTGTAAAAAGCTCAAGTCTCTGCCTCCGCTTCCCTCGAGTTTGGATGAAGTGAATATTGCAAACTGCACCTCGTTAGAAAGTATCTCTGATATTTCAAACCTGCAAAACTTGGTGGAGCTGAACCTAACAAGTTGTGATAAAGTTGTCGATATTCCAGGCCTTGAATGCTTGAATTCCTTGGTGAGGTTGTATGCGAGTGGTTGCAATGCTTGCTCATCAGTTGTTAAGAAAAGACTTGCTaag AGCTACTTGAGGAAAATACGCAATCTTAGCATGCCAGGAAGCAAGATACCAGACTGGTTTTCTCAAGATGTGGTTACATTCTCCGAGAGAAAAAACTGCGTTCTCAAAAGCGTGATCATAGGCGTCGTAGTCTCTCTCAACCAGCTAATACCAGATGAAATAAGAGAAGAACTCCCTGCAATAGTGGACATTCTAGCAAAGATCCTCGTAGTGGATTTTCCTACCTTCACTTCAGCATTGAACTTACGGGGAGTACCAAACACAAATGAAGACCAATTTCACTTGTGCCGATACCCGACGTGTCATCCCTTGGTTTCTCAGTTAAAAGAAGGTTATAAGATACATGTGACGAGGAGAGATCCGCCATTGATGAAGGGCGTCGAGCTGAAGAAGTGGGGGATTCGTTTGGTCTAcgaagatgatgatgattacGAGGGAGATGAAGAGTCATTAAATGAAAGCCAGCAATCCTTGTCAGAAAAACTGGCCAAGTTTTTCGGCTCGTTTGAAGAAGGTGACTGCACCTGCACTCCTGAATCCAGTTCTAGTGCACATGAAGAAATAGTTCAAGAAACCAATACAAGTGAACGACGATTATCATTATATGATCGAGGGTACTTCATTTCTTGCTTCGTAGTGCTCCCTCTCGTCTTTCTGTCATTGAGTTGGTTATGGCGGTGGCTATCAACTTAA
- the LOC126606688 gene encoding disease resistance protein RPV1-like isoform X1, with the protein MAGEDDDGDAVSSTPGGFRLRWDVFLSFRGEDTRATITKSLYEALKSRGVRVFLDDDGLDRGDDIAPSLLEAIDDSAAAIVVLSRRYADSRWCLEELAKICESSRRCLILPVFYQVDPSDVRRQRGPFSEHFSAHELQYGNAVVSRWRSAMAKVGGKAGYVCDSSSKEAEVVQGLVKKVLNEIRKTPVGLASYTVGLDSRVEDVMRLLDVRSNGVRVLGIHGMGGVGKTTLAKALFNRLVANFEHRGFISNVRETSAGHEGLVSLQNRLIGSLSTAKMPVNELNAGISAIKATVYEKRVLIVLDDVDNVEQLSALVGNRDWFYEGSRIIVTTRDRSVLPDHLVNKLYEVRELDLSQALELFSYHALRKEKPPDDFLALSEQIVSLTGGLPLALEVFGSYLFHRRRIEEWRDGLQKLKHIRPGNLHDVLKISYDALDEQEKCIFLDFACLFVKMNMKREDAIDILKGCGFDGEIAIADLTAKSLMKVYESGMLWMHDQVRDLGRQIVRHESVVDPGMRSRLWDRDEILNVFKDDKGTRCIQGIVLDFESSIRRVWDPSGERVSRDNFRKSPSFCSAVTYLKERRKAYLQNQAEKKRKVVICSKPLGAMVNLRLLQINFVNLEGKFKFLPAELKWLQWKGCPMKFLPSDFSPRRLAVLDLSNSKLVSLWRGRNKVPEQLMFLILRECSYLTAIPDLSGNRALEKIVLELCVNLNKLHDSVGNLNTLVHLNLRGCSNLIELPSDVSGLRKLENLILTGCSKLKKLPSNMDSMISLKELLLDETVIESLPESIFKLTKLERLSLNRCKFLKGLPELIGKLCSLKEISLNDSALERLPDSFGSLANLERLSLLWCNSLTTIPDSIGHLNSLVEFLTYASPIKELPASIGSLSNLRELSVGRGDFMRVLPDSVAGLNSLAVLQIDETLITNLPHEIGALKTLEKLEMRKCGFLRSLPQSIGSMRGLTAIVITDASITELPESVGMLENLTVLRLNGCKQLRKLPASIGQLMSLHRLQIANTAVTELPESFGMLSSLMVLKMRKKHQKREHTEEINFILPSSFSNLSLLYDLDAHACNISGKIVDDFERLSSLETLNLSRNSFCSLPASLRGLSVLKKLLLSHCKKLKSLPPLPSSLDEVNIANCTSLESISDISNLQNLVELNLTSCDKVVDIPGLECLNSLVRLYASGCNACSSVVKKRLAKVWKFLLQSYLRKIRNLSMPGSKIPDWFSQDVVTFSERKNCVLKSVIIGVVVSLNQLIPDEIREELPAIVDILAKILVVDFPTFTSALNLRGVPNTNEDQFHLCRYPTCHPLVSQLKEGYKIHVTRRDPPLMKGVELKKWGIRLVYEDDDDYEGDEESLNESQQSLSEKLAKFFGSFEEGDCTCTPESSSSAHEEIVQETNTSERRLSLYDRGYFISCFVVLPLVFLSLSWLWRWLST; encoded by the exons ATGGCGGGAGAAGACGACGACGGCGACGCCGTTTCGTCAACCCCGGGTGGCTTCCGGCTACGCTGGGACGTGTTCCTGAGTTTCAGAGGAGAAGACACCCGCGCAACAATCACGAAGAGCTTGTACGAGGCCCTCAAAAGCCGCGGCGTCCGAGTCTTCTTAGACGACGACGGTTTGGACCGCGGGGACGACATCGCCCCAAGCCTGCTGGAAGCGATCGACGACTCGGCGGCCGCAATCGTCGTCTTGTCGCGGAGATACGCCGATTCGAGGTGGTGCTTGGAGGAGCTGGCTAAGATATGCGAGAGCAGCAGGAGGTGTCTGATTCTGCCTGTGTTCTACCAAGTGGATCCCTCCGACGTCCGACGACAGAGGGGCCCGTTTTCCGAACATTTTTCAGCTCACGAACTGCAGTATGGAAACGCCGTCGTCTCGAGATGGAGGAGCGCCATGGCCAAAGTCGGTGGCAAAGCCGGTTACGTTTGCGACTCCTCCAG CAAGGAAGCAGAGGTGGTTCAGGGGTTGGTCAAAAAGGTTTTGAATGAAATAAGGAAAACCCCGGTAGGTCTTGCTTCCTACACAGTGGGACTTGATTCTCGAGTTGAAGATGTGATGAGGTTGTTAGATGTTCGATCCAATGGCGTTCGAGTGCTCGGAATTCATGGCATGGGTGGTGTTGGCAAGACGACTCTTGCCAAGGCCCTTTTTAACAGACTTGTTGCTAACTTTGAGCATCGCGGCTTCATCTCAAATGTTAGAGAAACTTCTGCAGGACACGAGGGGTTAGTATCGCTTCAAAACAGACTTATCGGTAGTCTTTCTACTGCGAAGATGCCGGTAAATGAACTTAACGCTGGTATTTCTGCAATAAAAGCGACCGTGTACGAGAAGCGAGTTCTTATTGTTTTGGATGATGTTGATAATGTAGAGCAACTAAGTGCTTTAGTTGGCAACAGAGACTGGTTTTATGAAGGAAGCAGAATCATTGTTACCACAAGAGATAGAAGTGTCTTGCCCGATCATCTTGTGAACAAGTTGTATGAGGTCAGGGAGTTGGATTTGTCTCAGGCGCTTGAACTGTTTAGTTACCATGCATTGCGAAAAGAAAAGCCCCCTGATGATTTCCTGGCCCTTTCCGAGCAAATTGTGTCTCTCACAGGTGGGCTACCGTTGGCTCTTGAAGTATTCGGCTCTTACCTATTTCATCGGAGGAGAATAGAGGAATGGAGAGACGGTCTACAGAAACTGAAACATATTCGTCCCGGCAATCTTCACGATGTGTTAAAGATAAGTTATGATGCTCTAGACGAGCAAGAGAAGTGTATCTTCCTAGACTTTGCATGTTTATTTGTGAAAATGAATATGAAGAGAGAAGATGCAATTGACATACTGAAGGGTTGTGGTTTTGATGGTGAGATAGCAATTGCTGATCTCACCGCAAAATCTCTCATGAAGGTTTATGAAAGCGGTATGCTGTGGATGCACGATCAAGTTAGAGACTTGGGAAGACAAATCGTTAGACATGAAAGCGTAGTAGATCCTGGAATGCGTAGTAGACTTTGGGATCGTGATGAAATCTTGAATGTCTTCAAGGATGATAAG GGAACAAGATGTATACAAGGGATAGTCTTAGACTTCGAATCATCGATAAGGAGGGTGTGGGATCCAAGTGGTGAGAGAGTTTCGAGGGACAACTTTCGAAAAAGCCCCAGTTTTTGCTCTGCAGTAACATACCTAAAGGAAAGGCGCAAAGCATATCTTCAAAATCAAgcagagaaaaagagaaaggtTGTAATTTGCTCCAAACCCCTTGGAGCAATGGTCAATCTTAGACTTCTCCAaattaattttgtgaatttGGAAGGGAAGTTCAAGTTTCTTCCAGCTGAGTTGAAGTGGTTACAATGGAAAGGTTGTCCTATGAAATTTCTTCCTTCTGATTTTTCCCCTCGGCGACTTGCTGTCCTTGATCTTTCAAATAGCAAACTTGTAAGTTTGTGGCGCGGGCGTAACAAG GTGCCAGAGCAATTGATGTTCTTGATTCTACGCGAATGCTCTTATCTAACTGCTATACCTGATTTATCTGGTAACCGCGCCTTGGAAAAGATTGTTCTTGAGCTATGTGTTAATCTCAATAAACTTCATGACTCGGTTGGGAATTTGAATACATTAGTCCACTTGAACCTGAGAGGTTGTTCGAACCTTATTGAACTTCCCAGTGATGTATCTGGCCTGAGAAAACTTGAGAACCTAATCCTCACCGGTtgctcaaaattgaaaaaactgCCCAGCAACATGGACAGCATGATATCATTGAAAGAGCTTCTCCTTGACGAGACAGTGATAGAAAGTCTTCCTGAATCTATCTTCAAGCTTACGAAACTTGAAAGGCTCAGCTTGAACCGATGCAAATTCTTGAAGGGGCTACCTGAGTTGATAGGAAAGTTGTGTTCTCTCAAAGAAATATCCCTTAATGATTCAGCTTTAGAAAGACTACCCGATTCATTTGGATCTTTGGCAAACCTTGAGAGACTAAGTTTGCTCTGGTGTAATTCACTGACCACCATTCCAGATTCCATTGGACACCTGAATTCGTTAGTGGAATTTCTTACTTATGCTAGTCCTATCAAAGAACTGCCTGCGTCCATTGGTTCATTGTCAAACTTGAGGGAGTTATCGGTGGGACGCGGCGATTTTATGAGAGTATTGCCTGATTCAGTTGCAGGTTTAAATTCTCTAGCTGTGCTACAAATAGATGAGACATTGATCACAAATCTCCCACATGAAATCGGTGCCTTGAAAACACTTGAGAAGCTTGAGATGAGGAAATGTGGATTTCTTAGATCATTACCTCAGTCAATCGGAAGCATGAGGGGACTAACTGCTATAGTCATAACCGATGCTTCTATCACAGAGTTGCCAGAATCAGTAGGGATGTTGGAAAATCTTACCGTGTTGCGCTTGAACGGATGTAAACAGTTACGCAAGCTTCCAGCTTCAATAGGACAACTCATGTCCTTGCACAGATTGCAGATAGCAAATACTGCGGTAACAGAACTACCTGAGAGCTTTGGAATGCTTTCTAGTTTGATGGTTTTAAAAATGagaaagaagcatcaaaagagGGAACACACAGAAGAGATCAATTTTATACTCCCATCTTCTTTCTCAAATCTGTCCTTGCTATATGATCTGGATGCTCATGCTTGTAATATATCTGGAAAAATTGTTGATGATTTCGAGAGGTTGTCATCACTCGAAACCTTGAACTTAAGCCGCAATAGTTTTTGCAGCCTTCCAGCCAGTCTCAGGGGACTGTCCGTTCTTAAGAAGCTTTTGTTGTCTCATTGTAAAAAGCTCAAGTCTCTGCCTCCGCTTCCCTCGAGTTTGGATGAAGTGAATATTGCAAACTGCACCTCGTTAGAAAGTATCTCTGATATTTCAAACCTGCAAAACTTGGTGGAGCTGAACCTAACAAGTTGTGATAAAGTTGTCGATATTCCAGGCCTTGAATGCTTGAATTCCTTGGTGAGGTTGTATGCGAGTGGTTGCAATGCTTGCTCATCAGTTGTTAAGAAAAGACTTGCTaag GTTTGGAAATTTTTGTTGCAGAGCTACTTGAGGAAAATACGCAATCTTAGCATGCCAGGAAGCAAGATACCAGACTGGTTTTCTCAAGATGTGGTTACATTCTCCGAGAGAAAAAACTGCGTTCTCAAAAGCGTGATCATAGGCGTCGTAGTCTCTCTCAACCAGCTAATACCAGATGAAATAAGAGAAGAACTCCCTGCAATAGTGGACATTCTAGCAAAGATCCTCGTAGTGGATTTTCCTACCTTCACTTCAGCATTGAACTTACGGGGAGTACCAAACACAAATGAAGACCAATTTCACTTGTGCCGATACCCGACGTGTCATCCCTTGGTTTCTCAGTTAAAAGAAGGTTATAAGATACATGTGACGAGGAGAGATCCGCCATTGATGAAGGGCGTCGAGCTGAAGAAGTGGGGGATTCGTTTGGTCTAcgaagatgatgatgattacGAGGGAGATGAAGAGTCATTAAATGAAAGCCAGCAATCCTTGTCAGAAAAACTGGCCAAGTTTTTCGGCTCGTTTGAAGAAGGTGACTGCACCTGCACTCCTGAATCCAGTTCTAGTGCACATGAAGAAATAGTTCAAGAAACCAATACAAGTGAACGACGATTATCATTATATGATCGAGGGTACTTCATTTCTTGCTTCGTAGTGCTCCCTCTCGTCTTTCTGTCATTGAGTTGGTTATGGCGGTGGCTATCAACTTAA